A genomic window from Candidatus Methylacidiphilum fumarolicum includes:
- a CDS encoding SDR family oxidoreductase: MASKTLSRKTAIVTGASSGIGYATALALASAGANLVVGARRMERLNSLVEKIEAMGASALAIRTNVRELSDVDSLVLGAKKKFGGVDIFVNSAGIMPLSLLRKMRVAEWLNMIDINFKGAVHVVSAILPTFLEQKYGHLVFVSSIASKKIIPGSAIYSACSSAIRTLAEGIRMELSPFDQIKITLVETGYVQTELFDSIEDEEIKRSIIGELGTISPLKAEEVASAILYALCQPPHVDINEIVMRPTMQAL; encoded by the coding sequence ATGGCTTCTAAAACACTAAGTAGAAAAACAGCAATTGTCACCGGAGCTTCGAGTGGCATTGGATATGCAACAGCTCTTGCCCTTGCCAGTGCAGGAGCTAATCTTGTTGTGGGAGCACGCAGAATGGAAAGGTTAAACAGCCTCGTAGAGAAAATCGAAGCGATGGGAGCATCAGCTTTAGCAATACGCACCAATGTCAGGGAACTGAGTGATGTGGATAGCCTAGTTTTAGGGGCAAAAAAGAAGTTTGGTGGTGTCGACATATTTGTCAATAGTGCAGGAATTATGCCCCTTTCCTTGTTAAGAAAAATGAGAGTAGCCGAATGGTTGAATATGATCGATATAAATTTTAAGGGGGCTGTTCATGTGGTATCAGCCATATTACCAACCTTTCTAGAGCAAAAATATGGTCATTTGGTTTTTGTCTCCTCTATTGCTTCTAAAAAAATCATTCCTGGTTCAGCGATATATTCAGCTTGTTCGTCTGCTATAAGAACTCTTGCTGAAGGAATAAGAATGGAACTGTCTCCATTTGATCAAATCAAAATCACCCTTGTCGAAACTGGCTATGTTCAAACCGAGCTTTTTGATTCCATCGAAGATGAAGAAATCAAACGTTCCATTATCGGTGAATTAGGTACAATATCTCCACTAAAAGCTGAGGAAGTTGCCTCGGCCATACTGTATGCCCTTTGCCAACCTCCTCATGTTGACATAAATGAAATTGTGATGAGGCCAACAATGCAGGCATTATAA